The proteins below are encoded in one region of Portunus trituberculatus isolate SZX2019 chromosome 17, ASM1759143v1, whole genome shotgun sequence:
- the LOC123504853 gene encoding prefoldin subunit 1-like produces the protein MSKGEPDQELKKAFMELQGKMQETNQKLRIADVQVESLKKQIVHAQLTDKEIQSLGDTTRVYESVGRMFLLTDIPMVRENLKAKVAKCNEKITNLQSNKEYLERSMQESQDNLREMIKLKQSVGVV, from the exons ATGTCTAAGGGAGAACCAGACCAGGAGCTGAAAAAG GCTTTCATGGAGCTGCAGGGGAAGATGCAGGAGACTAACCAGAAACTGAGAATTGCTGATGTGCAAGTGGAAAGTCTCAAGAAGCAGATTGTTCACGCCCAACTGACTGACAAGGAGATCCAG AGCTTGGGTGATACCACCAGAGTTTATGAGAGTGTAGGCCGCATGTTTCTCCTCACGGACATACCAATGGTGCGAGAAAACCTGAAGGCCAAGGTTGCTAAGTGTAATGAGAAGATCACGAACCTACAGAGCAACAAGGAGTACCTGGAGCGAAGCATGCAGGAGAGTCAGGACAACTTGAGAGAGATGATTAAGCTGAAGCAGTCTGTTGGGGTTGTTTAA